A single window of Neospora caninum Liverpool complete genome, chromosome XII DNA harbors:
- a CDS encoding putative DNA repair protein rad10 domain-containing protein, translating to MSSREQTRRETATRASERHDETLAAHMHEKGVSSRVEEPNIHALPIRQPHSSKRSFSSFSPASSFLRSSSSTSSSSSSSSLSPSSSSSSSSSSSPSSSSSSSPLSSSSSSSSSSSPLSSTSSSPLSSSSSSSSSSSSFSSTSSSSSSSSFSSALGRSEAKRVENAPPPFTHERANLMLIIALRQKGNALLRFITAVPHTFAYIAPDFLVGPSAAVLFISLRYHQLFPSYLLKRMESLVEGRYTHKFLLLHVDLEAPDAALAQVTLLAFHHCFSLLLGSSLQECAGILQLLKVYEKKPADALLAKLDAKHCNRVMEALTALSPLNKTDVLTLASAFGNVKNILLASRQALERCSGVGEKKARKILRVVRQPFFSSLLPSSAVALPSSSSPSHNSLVALPSSSSPSHNSLVDLPSSSSHNSLVALPSSSSLSHDASLSSSFSTQGDAA from the exons ATGTCGAGTAGAGAACAAACTCGTCGGGAAACTGCAAcgagggcgagcgagagacacgacgaGACACTCGCCGCACACATGCACGAGAAAGGCGTCTCAAGCAGAGTCGAGGAACCGAACATACACGCCCTGCCTATTCGCCAGCCTCATTCAAGCAAgcgctccttttcttctttctctcctgcttcctcctttcttcgctcgtcctcctctacatcttcttcctcttcctcttcttcactttctccttcatcttcctcctcttcctcttcttcatcttcaccttcctcttcttcctcttcctcccctttatcttcttcatcttcctcttcttcctcttcctcccctttaTCTTCTAcatcttcctcccctttatcttcttcatcttcctcttcttcatcttcctcctctttctcttctacttcgtcttcttcttcttcctcttctttctcctcagcTTTGGGGAGGTCGGAAGCAAAGCGCGTCGAAAATGCCCCACCGCCTTTCACGCACGAACGCGCCAACTTGATGCTTATCATTGCTCTTCGTCAAAAAGGAAATGCGCTGCTGAG ATTCATCACCGCCGTCCCTCACACCTTCGCCTACATCGCCCCAGACTTTCTGGTGGGACCTTCGGCCGCCGTCCTGTTCATCTCTCTGCGTTACCACCAACTCTTTCCGTCGTATCTGCTGAAGCGAATGGAGAGTCTCGTGGAGGGACGGTACACGCACAaatttcttcttctccacgtAGACCTCGAGGCGCCAGACGCTGCGCTGG CGCAGGTGACCTTGCTGGCTTTCCACCATTGTTTCTCCTTGTTGCTCGGGTCTTCCCTGCAAGAGTGCGCGGGCATTCTGCAGCTTCTGAAGGTTTACGAGAAGAAGCCTGCGGATGCGCTCCTCGCCAAGCTGGACGCAAAACACTGCAACCGCGTCATGG AGGCTTTAACGGCACTTTCGCCTTTGAATAAGACGGACGTCCTCACTCTCGCGAGCGCCTTTGGGAATGTGAAGAACATTCTTCTGGCCTCACGCCAGGCACTGGAACGGTGCTCTGGagtcggcgagaagaaagcgagaaaaatcCTCAGAGTCGTTCGCCaacccttcttctcttctcttctcccgtcttctgctgTAGCTCTTCCttcatcttcgtctcccAGTCACAATTCGCTCGTAGCtcttccgtcgtcttcgtctcccagTCACAATTCTCTCGTAGatcttccttcgtcttccagtCACAATTCTCTCGTagctcttccttcgtcttcgtctctcagcCACGatgcttctctgtcttcttccttttccacgCAGGGGGACGCTGCTTAG